DNA sequence from the Deltaproteobacteria bacterium genome:
TGGAACGGCCGCACCGTTCCCAATCTCAAGGAATATCTCGATCTTGTGGCCATCGGGACCGTGGCCGACATGGTCCCCCTGCTCGGGGACAACCGGATACTCGTACGGACAGGACTCGAGGTCCTTGGAGCAGCGGCGCGCCCTGGGATCGCATCCCTTTTGGCCACATGCAGCATCACACCTCCGCTCTCCGTCGATGACATTGCGTTTCGAATAGCGCCCCGCATCAACGCCGCCGGACGCATGAACCACGCACGTACGGCCCAGCTCCTTCTCGAGACAAGCGACCCGGGCAGGGCTGCTGATCTGGCAGCCGAACTCCACTCCCTGAACGAAGACCGACAGCGCGAGGAAGGGAAGATCTTCGAAGAGGCGCAGAGGATGATCCAGGCGCTGGGAGAGAGGCCCGCCTACGTGTGCGCGAGCGCTGCATGGAAACGGGGAGTCCTCGGGATCTCGGCGAGCAGACTCTCATCAAGTCATCTCAGGCCTGTCATCCTCTTTACCTTTCACGAGGGGACCGCCTACGGCTCAGCCCGATCCCCCGAAGGGATCGACCTCATGGAGGCCCTTCGGTCATGTGCCTCTTTTCTCGACGGATACGGTGGGCACCAGTCAGCAGCCGGGCTCCATCTTCCGCAGGATCGCCTCCCTGCCTTCACAAGGGCCTTTGAGGAGGTCATCCATGCACAGATCGGGCGGTCCACATACACGCCAGTTCTTCCGATTGACCTCTCTGTTTCTGTCCAGGAAATCGCATCCCCGGAATTCAGCCGTCTCTATCCCCTCCTCGAACCCTTCGGGACAGGATATCCGCCGCCGGTCCTCGCCATCCAGGACTTCCATGTCCGGGAAAGGCGGCTCGTGGGCAATGGACACCTGAAGCTCAGGCTCGGCTCTCACCATTCAAACGGTCCGACCCTCGATCTCCTCGCATGGGGACACGGAGACAAGGCGGATCTTTCCTGGGACCGCATGGAAATCGCCTGCACTCCGAGCCTTACGGTATGGAACGGAAAAAGACAGATCTCGCTCCGCCTCAAGGACGCGAGGCCCAGAAACGGCGATGTCGAGCATGAGGGCGGAAATGTTGAAAAGGAAATCCGAAACGACTCATACCCCTGAGGAGCTCATGATGAAAAGCTACCGAAAAGAACTCTGGTTTCACGTCCCCACAAGGAGGGCATTTCTGAACATAACAGGCCAGGTGGAGGAGTGCCTTAGAGAAAGCGGCATCACGGAAGGCCTCTGCCTCGTGAACGCCATGCACATCACGGCCTCGGTCTTCATCAACGACGACGAGCCAGGCCTTCACGCCGACTACGAAGAATGGCTCGAGATGCTCGCCCCTCACGCACCCGTCTCGCGCTACCGACACAATCTCACCGGAGAAGACAACGGGGACGCCCATCTAAAGAGGCAGGTCATGGGACGGGAGGTGGTAGTGGCTGTCACAGGCGGGAGACTTGATTTCGGCCCGTGGGAACAGATCTTTTACGGGGAATTCGACGGCGGCAGGAAAAAACGGGTCCTTGTCAAAATCATCGGAGAATAAAAAACATGAGACAGTACGTCATCAACGAACTCAGGGAGGAAGAGATCACCCGGATTCGGGCCTTCCTTGACAAGGTCTGCGAGCGTTCGGGACTGGAGAACCTCTACTGGCTCAACATCCCGGAGGACCTCCTTTCCCCGGAACAATCTGCACACACGGATTGCAGGCCGTTTGCTGCGGGCATCGAAATAGGCCGCAGGGAGGTCACGTTCGAACTCCTCGTCCGGAGCAGGGCCAGAATTCGATGCACATGCATCGCATTCGCCACTCCTGCACAGCGGGACTTCATCCTATCCTTCGCGGATCGGGTCGTCACGGAAAACGCCATACCGGTATGACCCATGCCCCAAAAAACCTTTCCCAGATGATGTGGAGCAAGGCGCCCATGGATGGGCGCCTGCTCGCGGATTCAGGACACAAGGGCCGCGTCCAAGACCTCGTCTATGGTGTCCACCGGGATGAAACGGAGCGCGCCCCGCACGTCTTCCGGCAGGTCGTCCAGGTCCCTTTCATTTCTCCTGGGCAGGATAACGGTCGAAAGCCCTCCACGGTGCGCTGCGAGGACCTTCATCTTGACGCCTCCTACAGGAAGGACCCTGCCCCGCAGGGTGATCTCCCCGGTCATCCCCACGGTGTAGCGCACCGGGCGACCGGACAGGAGGCTTGCAATGGCGCAGACCATGGCCACCCCTGCTGACGGGCCGTCCTTGGGAATGGCGCCCGCAGGTACGTGGACATGGATGTCCATCCCCTCGAAGACGTCAGGATCGATCCCCAGTTCCGCCGCCTTGGATCGCACATAACTGTAGGCGATCTGGGCACTTTCCCGCATGACGTCCCCGAGTTGGCCGGTGAGGGTGAGCCCGCCCTTTCCCTTCATTCGGGTGGCCTCGATGAAAAGGATGTCCCCGCCGGTAGCGGTCACCGCGAGCCCGGTCGAGATGCCTGGGATCTCCATCTTTTCCGAAACCTCTGAAAAGAAACGCTCCCTTTTGAGAAATTCCCGCACCTTTTCCGGAGTCACCACCATGACCCCAGACGGGCCTCCTTCTGCGATACGCACCGCCGTCTTGCGGCAGATCGAACCGATCTGGCGCTCCAGGTCCCTGACCCCGGACTCGCGCGTGTAGTCCTGGATGATCTTTCGAATGGCATCGTCCTGAAACTCGATCTCACCGGGATCGAGACCGTTGGCACAGACTTGGCGGGGGACAAGATAGGTCCTGGCTATGTGGAGTTTCTCGTGCTCCGTGTATCCGTCGAGCTGTATGATCTCCATCCGGTCCTTCAGGGGCTCGGGAATGGTCTCGAGCTGGTTTGCGGTCGCGATGAAGATGACGTCGCTCAGGTCGAAATCCACATCGAGGTAGTGGTCCCGAAAGGCGTGATTCTGGGCCGGGTCCAGGACCTCGAGGAGGGCGCTCGAAGGATCTCCCCGCCAGTCTTTACCCACCTTGTCCACCTCATCGAGCATGAAGACCGGGTTTCTTGTCCCGGCCCGCTTGATGGCCTGGATGATGCGGCCTGGCATGGCCCCGATGTAAGTCCGTCGGTGTCCCCGGATCTCGGCCTCGTCCCGCATGCCCCCAAGGCTCATTCTGGTGAATTTCCTTTCGAGCGCCCGGGCGATGCCCTGCCCGAGGCTCGTCTTTCCCACCCCTGGAGGGCCTACGAAACAGAGGATCGCGCCCATGGCCCCCTCTTGCTTGGCTGCAGTTTTCCGGTCGGCCCCTCGATCGGCTATGAGCTTTCTCACAGCGAGGTATTCGATGATCCGATCCTTCACCTCGTCGAGATCATAGTGATCCTCGTCCAAGACGGCACGGGCATGGGCGATATCCAGCCGTTCGCGGTCTACGACGTTCCAGGGGAGCTCGACGAGCCAGTCGAGATAGGTCTTGATGACAGAATACTCTGCTGCCTGGGGGGAAAGCCCCTCGAGGCGCCTGAGTTCTCTCTCCGCCTCCTTTCGGGCCTCCTCCGGGAGTCCGGCCTCGTCGAGCTTGCGGCGATACTCGTCGGCTACGTCCTGACCTTCCTCGTATTCTCCGAGTTCCTTGCGAATGGCCTTGAGCTGCTGACGGAGAAAATACTCCCTCTGGGCCTTGTCCATCTCCTCCCTGGCCTCGCTCTCGATCTTCTGTTCAAGGGTGAGGACCTCCCGCTCCCTGCCAAGATGGGAGACGAGCATGCGGAGTTTCTCCTTGATGGAGTCCGCCTCAAGGATCATCTGCCCTTCGGAGACATCGAGCCTGGCATTCGATGCAACGAGATAGGCAAGAAACCTGGGGTCCCTCACCTTGTCGAGAAAGGCCCCGAATTCCCTGGGGACATTGGGCAGGAGGGACATCACCTCGCGGGCAAGATCGACAAGGCTCCTCTTCAGGGCGTCCAGCTCCACGCCTTCCTCCACTGTGTCAGGGGCAAGGGTGATCCGCCCTCTGAGGTACGGAGAGGGATCGAGCCAGGACTCGACTCGAAAGCGCTCGATCCCCTGGACGACCACCTGAAGGGCGTTATCCGGGGTCCGGGCGACCCGCTGGATGAGCGCCACGGTTCCGGTCTCGTAGACCTGTCCGGCAATGGGCTCCTGGATCTCGGGGTCCTTCATGGCCACGAGCCCGATGAGTCTGTCCTTTTCGAGGGCATCCTCGATGAGCCGGACTGATCGGGCGATGCCTATGGCAAGGGGAAGGACAGTGAAGGGATAGGCCACCGTGTTTCGAAGTGGAAGTATGGGAAGCTCGGACGGGATGTCCGTGAGTTTGATGGATTCTTCTGGCTGCATGAAATGGGCGGTCATGGCTGAAAGATCTCCTCGATTATGGGGGGAATAATCATATACACTAAGCAGATATGGCCCCGAGGCAAGGAAATCCTGCCGTGATCCCGCTTGGCAAAAGGACGATAAAGCCCCCTACATCCCTGAACGCGACACCTTTCGGTACCCGGCCGGGATCTCGTAGAAGCCGGCAGGAGGGATCATCTCCTTGTATTCGAGAAGCTCCTGGGTCGTGCTGAAACTCATTCCCATCACATTGCTCTTAGTGACGCTCTGGACCGGAACCCCCTTGATCTTCTTCAGTTCCTTGACGGAGGCGCCCATGCCTTCCTCCATTCCCGGCTG
Encoded proteins:
- the lon gene encoding endopeptidase La encodes the protein MTAHFMQPEESIKLTDIPSELPILPLRNTVAYPFTVLPLAIGIARSVRLIEDALEKDRLIGLVAMKDPEIQEPIAGQVYETGTVALIQRVARTPDNALQVVVQGIERFRVESWLDPSPYLRGRITLAPDTVEEGVELDALKRSLVDLAREVMSLLPNVPREFGAFLDKVRDPRFLAYLVASNARLDVSEGQMILEADSIKEKLRMLVSHLGREREVLTLEQKIESEAREEMDKAQREYFLRQQLKAIRKELGEYEEGQDVADEYRRKLDEAGLPEEARKEAERELRRLEGLSPQAAEYSVIKTYLDWLVELPWNVVDRERLDIAHARAVLDEDHYDLDEVKDRIIEYLAVRKLIADRGADRKTAAKQEGAMGAILCFVGPPGVGKTSLGQGIARALERKFTRMSLGGMRDEAEIRGHRRTYIGAMPGRIIQAIKRAGTRNPVFMLDEVDKVGKDWRGDPSSALLEVLDPAQNHAFRDHYLDVDFDLSDVIFIATANQLETIPEPLKDRMEIIQLDGYTEHEKLHIARTYLVPRQVCANGLDPGEIEFQDDAIRKIIQDYTRESGVRDLERQIGSICRKTAVRIAEGGPSGVMVVTPEKVREFLKRERFFSEVSEKMEIPGISTGLAVTATGGDILFIEATRMKGKGGLTLTGQLGDVMRESAQIAYSYVRSKAAELGIDPDVFEGMDIHVHVPAGAIPKDGPSAGVAMVCAIASLLSGRPVRYTVGMTGEITLRGRVLPVGGVKMKVLAAHRGGLSTVILPRRNERDLDDLPEDVRGALRFIPVDTIDEVLDAALVS
- the recJ gene encoding single-stranded-DNA-specific exonuclease RecJ — translated: MNSLFLGHGWHRRPLDRDLAKNIASRTGITFPIAAILVQRGITTPDDAIYHLTPSLSSLNDPYAMADMERAVERVIAAVEARERVAVFGDYDADGVSASIVLSRFLKGLGLDVSVYIPHREKEGYGLNPDALSRFSSEGRTLVITVDCGVSNHDEIAHARTLGMDVIVTDHHEPPPYLPPALAVLNPKRPDCTYPFRELAGVGVAFTFVRALRSRLHGLGFWNGRTVPNLKEYLDLVAIGTVADMVPLLGDNRILVRTGLEVLGAAARPGIASLLATCSITPPLSVDDIAFRIAPRINAAGRMNHARTAQLLLETSDPGRAADLAAELHSLNEDRQREEGKIFEEAQRMIQALGERPAYVCASAAWKRGVLGISASRLSSSHLRPVILFTFHEGTAYGSARSPEGIDLMEALRSCASFLDGYGGHQSAAGLHLPQDRLPAFTRAFEEVIHAQIGRSTYTPVLPIDLSVSVQEIASPEFSRLYPLLEPFGTGYPPPVLAIQDFHVRERRLVGNGHLKLRLGSHHSNGPTLDLLAWGHGDKADLSWDRMEIACTPSLTVWNGKRQISLRLKDARPRNGDVEHEGGNVEKEIRNDSYP
- a CDS encoding secondary thiamine-phosphate synthase enzyme YjbQ — its product is MKSYRKELWFHVPTRRAFLNITGQVEECLRESGITEGLCLVNAMHITASVFINDDEPGLHADYEEWLEMLAPHAPVSRYRHNLTGEDNGDAHLKRQVMGREVVVAVTGGRLDFGPWEQIFYGEFDGGRKKRVLVKIIGE